The Saprospiraceae bacterium genome contains the following window.
AGAGGCTATTTGCACATTAGAGATGCGATTAAATAAATAAGGATGCCTTTCAAGAAAATCTATATATCGTTCTTCTGCTGTTGAACTAATATTTTGTAAAACTCTTCGCTGAAGACCTACCATCGCATTTTCTGCGAGTACTCTAAAAATTTGATTGAATTTAGGATAATCTGTGTAAAGTTTCAGTTGATCTTCTTTCTTGGCTTGAAGAATAATTGAGTTTTCAATAGCTTCAACATTTAGTTTACTTGGGATATTACTGTGAAAGCTTCCAATATCACCAATCCACCAATTTTCAATAGCGAATTGTA
Protein-coding sequences here:
- a CDS encoding Crp/Fnr family transcriptional regulator, producing the protein MNTQALIEYFNRMLPLDEEEIAFVEKVFKERRIKKRQFILQEGEICKHITYVLEGCFRMYLVDPNGKEHNLQFAIENWWIGDIGSFHSNIPSKLNVEAIENSIILQAKKEDQLKLYTDYPKFNQIFRVLAENAMVGLQRRVLQNISSTAEERYIDFLERHPYLFNRISNVQIASYLGVTPEFLSTIRKKIAKS